From Pseudofrankia saprophytica, a single genomic window includes:
- a CDS encoding DUF3090 family protein produces MQRYVFDPPERFVVGTVGQPGERSFYLQAASAGQLITIGLEKAEVTALTEGLSALLGQVGQQQGIAVPAAADIEVDLAPLEAPFEEDFHLGQLTVSWDGRRVFVEAAGLSAGQLGTPVSEEDLDSLRVGLSIPQTRAFIERARSIVAAGRPSCVLCGRPDGPGGHFCPRLN; encoded by the coding sequence ATGCAGCGATACGTGTTCGACCCGCCGGAGCGGTTCGTGGTCGGAACCGTCGGGCAGCCGGGCGAGCGTTCGTTCTACCTCCAGGCGGCGTCCGCCGGGCAACTGATCACCATCGGGCTGGAGAAGGCCGAGGTGACGGCGCTGACCGAGGGCCTGTCGGCGCTGCTCGGGCAGGTCGGCCAGCAGCAGGGCATCGCCGTGCCGGCCGCCGCCGACATCGAGGTGGACCTGGCGCCGCTGGAGGCGCCGTTCGAGGAGGACTTCCACCTCGGTCAGCTGACCGTCTCGTGGGACGGCCGGCGGGTGTTCGTCGAGGCGGCGGGGCTCTCGGCCGGTCAGCTGGGGACGCCCGTCAGCGAGGAGGACCTCGACTCGCTGCGCGTCGGCCTGTCGATCCCGCAGACCAGGGCGTTCATCGAGCGTGCCCGCAGCATCGTCGCCGCGGGCCGTCCCTCCTGCGTCCTGTGCGGTCGCCCCGACGGTCCCGGCGGCCACTTCTGCCCCCGCCTCAACTAA
- a CDS encoding ferrochelatase, with protein MRQTSGVDQDALLLVTFGGPEGPADVVPFLRNVTRGRGVPEERLAEVAEHYQSLGGRSPINDQSRELLAALRAELAPLPVYWGNRNWRPYLRDALAEMRADGVRRAACFIPSVFATYSGCRQYRENLADALTEVSAGGQCAGDNGEADGSEADGGLELIKLRVFFDHPGFVGPMVDRVAAAVDALPAGRRDGAHLVFVAHSVPRWQAIESGPTGGAYERQLRASSEIVARGLAERRGQEHPWDVAYCSRSGSPRVPWLEPDVGTRLAELAADGVRTVVIVPIGFVSDHMEVIQDLDRVALDQAKKLGLTAVRAGTVGSDPRFVQMIVELLRERRDPGVPRRALSALGPSPDVCPTECCSSASAQDRRPAAAGTSDDARGTGRYPDDGRDTQGAGILGKGPPAG; from the coding sequence ATGCGCCAGACTTCCGGGGTGGACCAGGACGCGCTGCTGCTGGTCACCTTCGGCGGTCCGGAGGGGCCCGCGGACGTCGTCCCGTTCCTGCGCAACGTGACGCGCGGCCGGGGGGTGCCCGAGGAACGGCTCGCCGAGGTCGCCGAGCACTACCAGAGCCTCGGCGGGCGTAGCCCGATCAACGACCAGAGCCGGGAGCTGCTGGCGGCGCTGCGCGCCGAGCTCGCGCCGTTGCCTGTCTACTGGGGCAACCGCAACTGGCGCCCGTACCTGCGCGACGCACTGGCCGAGATGCGCGCGGACGGGGTCCGGCGGGCCGCGTGCTTCATCCCGTCGGTCTTCGCGACCTACTCCGGCTGCCGCCAGTACCGGGAGAATCTCGCCGACGCGCTCACCGAGGTTTCCGCCGGCGGCCAGTGCGCCGGCGACAACGGCGAGGCGGACGGGAGCGAGGCGGACGGCGGCCTCGAGCTGATCAAGCTGCGGGTCTTCTTCGACCACCCCGGGTTCGTCGGCCCGATGGTCGACCGGGTCGCGGCCGCCGTCGACGCGCTGCCGGCCGGCCGTCGCGACGGCGCGCACCTGGTGTTCGTCGCGCACTCCGTGCCGCGCTGGCAGGCGATCGAGAGCGGGCCGACCGGCGGCGCCTACGAACGCCAGCTGAGGGCGTCGAGCGAGATCGTCGCCCGGGGCCTCGCCGAGCGGCGCGGCCAGGAGCATCCCTGGGACGTCGCCTACTGCAGCCGCAGCGGTTCCCCTCGGGTGCCCTGGCTGGAGCCGGACGTCGGCACCCGGCTGGCGGAGCTCGCGGCCGATGGTGTGCGAACCGTCGTGATCGTGCCGATCGGATTCGTCAGCGACCACATGGAGGTCATCCAGGACCTGGACCGGGTGGCGCTGGACCAGGCGAAAAAGCTCGGGCTCACCGCGGTGCGGGCCGGTACTGTCGGGTCGGACCCGCGGTTCGTCCAGATGATCGTCGAGCTGCTCCGGGAGCGGCGGGACCCGGGCGTGCCACGACGGGCGCTGAGCGCCCTCGGTCCGTCACCTGACGTCTGCCCGACGGAGTGCTGTTCCTCGGCCTCCGCCCAGGACCGCCGGCCGGCGGCGGCCGGTACCTCCGACGACGCCCGCGGCACCGGCCGGTACCCCGACGATGGCCGGGATACCCAGGGCGCGGGGATACTGGGGAAAGGTCCGCCGGCCGGCTAG
- the fabG gene encoding 3-oxoacyl-ACP reductase FabG has product MVENEGQGRVALVTGGNRGIGAACAAALVADGQRVAVASRGGEAPEGMFGVRLDVTSVESVEKAFAEVEAELGPIDIVVSNAGIVKDTLLLTMSEDAFRDVVDTNLLGAYRVAKRAARGMLRRRYGRLVFISSVVGLSGQPGQSNYAASKAGLVGFARSLARELAPRNITANVVAPGPIRTDMTDALTDAQRELLVGSVPGKRMGEPEEVAAAVAFLASERAGYITGAVLPVDGGVGMGH; this is encoded by the coding sequence ATGGTCGAGAACGAGGGTCAGGGTCGGGTCGCGCTGGTCACCGGCGGCAACCGGGGGATCGGCGCCGCCTGCGCCGCGGCCCTGGTGGCGGACGGGCAGCGGGTCGCGGTCGCCAGCCGCGGCGGGGAGGCGCCGGAGGGCATGTTCGGCGTCCGGCTCGACGTCACGAGCGTCGAGTCGGTGGAGAAGGCGTTCGCCGAGGTCGAGGCCGAGCTCGGGCCGATCGACATCGTTGTGTCCAATGCCGGCATCGTCAAGGACACGCTGCTGCTCACGATGTCCGAGGACGCGTTCCGCGACGTCGTCGACACGAACCTGCTGGGCGCCTACCGGGTCGCCAAGCGCGCCGCCCGCGGCATGCTCCGGCGGCGCTACGGCAGGCTGGTGTTCATCTCCTCGGTCGTGGGCCTGTCAGGCCAGCCTGGCCAGTCGAACTACGCCGCGTCCAAGGCGGGTCTCGTCGGCTTCGCCCGCTCGCTCGCCCGCGAGCTCGCGCCCCGCAACATCACCGCCAACGTCGTCGCTCCCGGCCCGATCCGCACCGACATGACCGACGCGCTCACCGACGCCCAGCGTGAGCTGCTCGTCGGCAGCGTCCCCGGCAAGCGGATGGGCGAGCCGGAGGAGGTCGCGGCGGCGGTGGCCTTCCTCGCCTCGGAGCGCGCCGGCTACATCACCGGCGCCGTCCTGCCGGTCGACGGCGGCGTCGGCATGGGTCACTGA
- a CDS encoding DUF167 domain-containing protein — MRVTIRVQPGAGRTAVGGQAATPGGEPNLMVRVAARAVDGKATEAALRALADALGLRRRDVALVRGATSRTKIVEIDAPAADEPALRARLAALRQSP, encoded by the coding sequence GTGCGGGTGACGATCAGGGTGCAACCGGGAGCCGGCCGGACGGCGGTCGGCGGGCAGGCCGCCACTCCGGGCGGTGAGCCGAACCTGATGGTCCGGGTCGCGGCCAGGGCTGTCGACGGGAAGGCCACCGAGGCGGCGCTGCGGGCGCTCGCGGACGCGCTCGGCCTGCGCCGCCGTGACGTCGCTCTCGTCCGCGGCGCGACCAGCCGAACCAAGATCGTCGAGATCGACGCCCCGGCCGCCGACGAACCCGCTCTGCGCGCCCGCCTCGCCGCTCTCCGCCAGTCCCCCTGA
- a CDS encoding glycoside hydrolase family 15 protein, translating to MASLIEDYALIGDTHSAALVSRDGSIDWLCLPRIDSPACFAALLGDENAGHWKISPVEPVVGVTRRYRGDTLVLETDMTTATGTVRITDAMLPRAGTHAVLRLVEGLTGRVRMRSETRIRFDYGSIVPWVRRRDEHTMTATAGPDAVTLRTTAPMEGHDLATFAEFEVSAGQSVPFSLTWYPSHQPTPPALAVRQLIAQTEAWWTDWMAGCTYDGLYQSAVRRSLITLKALTFAPTGGIVAAVTTSLPEHIGGVRNWDYRYCWLRDATITLLALLDAGFTSEALAWREWLLRAVAGDPSRVQIMYGVAGERRLPEYEVSWLSGYENSAPVRVGNAAVDQFQLDVYGEVLDALHVARMATQVDGRDDSWPLQAKLMDFLETGWRKPDEGIWEVRGPRRHFTHSKVMAWVAADRAVKGIVESGLPGPVERWTALRDEIHREVCGRGFDADRGTFTQFYGSKELDAALLYMPLVGFLPATDPRVVGTVAAIERELLEDGFVNRYPTAEDGAVDGLPAGEGAFLACTFWLADNYALSGRVREAQELFERLLALRNDVGLLAEEYDPRLGRMTGNFPQAFSHVPLVNTARTLTDALRGTPRSRTDRAYPPGHFFG from the coding sequence GTGGCATCCCTCATCGAGGACTACGCGCTGATCGGCGACACGCACTCGGCGGCGCTCGTCTCCCGAGACGGTTCGATCGACTGGCTGTGCCTGCCCCGGATCGACTCGCCGGCGTGCTTTGCCGCGCTGCTCGGGGACGAGAACGCCGGGCACTGGAAGATCTCGCCGGTCGAGCCGGTCGTGGGCGTGACCCGCCGCTACCGCGGCGACACCCTGGTCCTCGAGACGGACATGACCACCGCCACCGGGACCGTCCGGATCACCGACGCGATGCTTCCCCGCGCCGGCACGCACGCCGTGCTGCGGCTGGTGGAGGGACTGACCGGCAGGGTACGGATGCGCAGCGAGACCCGGATCCGGTTCGACTACGGCTCGATCGTCCCGTGGGTGCGCCGCCGCGACGAGCACACCATGACCGCGACCGCCGGGCCGGACGCGGTCACGCTGCGCACCACCGCGCCGATGGAGGGCCACGACCTCGCGACCTTCGCCGAGTTCGAGGTGTCGGCCGGCCAGTCCGTCCCGTTCTCGCTGACCTGGTACCCGTCGCACCAGCCGACGCCGCCGGCGCTCGCCGTCCGCCAGCTGATCGCCCAGACCGAGGCCTGGTGGACCGACTGGATGGCCGGCTGCACCTACGACGGCCTCTACCAGTCCGCCGTGCGCCGCTCGCTGATCACCCTGAAGGCGCTCACGTTCGCTCCGACCGGCGGCATCGTCGCCGCGGTCACCACCTCGCTGCCCGAGCACATCGGCGGCGTCCGCAACTGGGACTACCGCTACTGCTGGCTGCGTGACGCGACGATCACCCTGCTGGCCCTGCTCGACGCCGGATTCACCAGCGAGGCACTGGCCTGGCGCGAGTGGCTGCTGCGCGCGGTCGCCGGCGACCCGTCCCGTGTCCAGATCATGTACGGGGTGGCGGGGGAGCGCCGGCTGCCCGAGTACGAGGTCTCCTGGCTGTCCGGCTACGAGAACTCCGCGCCGGTGCGGGTCGGCAACGCCGCCGTCGACCAGTTCCAGCTCGATGTGTACGGCGAGGTGCTCGACGCCCTGCACGTCGCCAGGATGGCCACCCAGGTCGACGGCCGGGACGACTCCTGGCCGCTGCAGGCCAAGCTGATGGACTTCCTCGAGACCGGCTGGCGCAAGCCGGACGAGGGCATCTGGGAGGTCCGCGGCCCGCGCCGGCACTTCACCCATTCCAAGGTCATGGCCTGGGTCGCCGCCGACCGCGCCGTGAAGGGCATCGTCGAGTCGGGGCTGCCGGGGCCGGTGGAGCGCTGGACGGCGCTGCGCGACGAGATCCACCGCGAGGTCTGCGGCCGTGGCTTCGACGCCGACCGCGGCACCTTCACCCAGTTCTACGGCTCGAAGGAACTCGACGCCGCGCTGCTGTACATGCCGCTGGTCGGCTTCCTGCCGGCGACGGACCCGCGCGTCGTCGGCACGGTCGCCGCGATCGAGCGCGAGCTGCTCGAGGACGGCTTCGTCAACCGGTACCCGACCGCCGAGGACGGCGCCGTCGACGGCCTGCCCGCCGGCGAGGGCGCGTTCCTGGCCTGCACGTTCTGGCTGGCGGACAACTACGCCCTGTCCGGCCGGGTCCGCGAGGCCCAGGAACTGTTCGAGCGGCTGCTCGCGCTGCGCAACGACGTGGGGCTGCTCGCCGAGGAGTACGACCCGCGCCTGGGCCGGATGACCGGTAACTTCCCACAGGCGTTCAGCCACGTCCCGCTGGTCAACACGGCCCGCACGCTCACCGACGCGCTGCGCGGCACGCCCCGCTCCCGCACCGACCGCGCCTACCCGCCCGGCCATTTCTTCGGTTAG
- a CDS encoding PGPGW domain-containing protein has translation MLRSPARLLRRIALTVFGVAVLGLGAAMLVLPGPGFLVVALGFFILGLEYDWARTRFESARQKAADLADLAASRVWSTAGSILFGIAMVAAGILWIIYDDLPGSSAWSGGSVIFGGLAVLATIIVSLWQAKQARESGQPTPAEVLEARRDAAEDTPADGAHGAHDEPAPAASRPADR, from the coding sequence GTGCTCAGGTCGCCAGCCCGCCTGCTACGGCGGATCGCACTGACAGTGTTCGGTGTCGCCGTCCTCGGTCTTGGCGCGGCGATGCTCGTGCTGCCGGGGCCGGGTTTCCTCGTCGTCGCGCTCGGCTTCTTCATCCTCGGCCTGGAGTACGACTGGGCGCGGACCCGCTTCGAGTCCGCCCGGCAGAAGGCCGCCGACCTGGCCGACCTCGCGGCGTCGCGGGTCTGGTCGACGGCCGGCTCGATCCTGTTCGGGATCGCGATGGTGGCCGCCGGCATCCTCTGGATCATCTACGACGACCTGCCTGGCTCGTCGGCCTGGAGCGGTGGCAGCGTGATCTTCGGCGGCCTGGCCGTGCTGGCCACGATCATCGTCAGCCTCTGGCAGGCCAAGCAGGCCCGCGAGTCGGGCCAGCCCACCCCGGCCGAGGTACTGGAAGCTCGCCGCGACGCCGCCGAGGACACCCCCGCCGACGGCGCGCACGGCGCGCACGACGAGCCCGCTCCCGCTGCCTCCCGCCCAGCCGACCGCTGA
- a CDS encoding cation:proton antiporter regulatory subunit has translation MDIEETALPGIGLRHEFNTRGGRRVGVVSRHKGRRDLVIYDADDPDSVAESLTLTAEESDALSELLGAPHIVEKLADLSKVFAGLVGEQIKIAPESPYAGGLLGDTQARTRTGASIVAVVRDHEVLASPRPDFRFEPDDVVVVVGTPDNTAAVAELFRTG, from the coding sequence GTGGACATCGAGGAGACCGCGCTTCCCGGGATCGGGCTGCGGCACGAGTTCAACACCCGTGGCGGGCGGCGGGTCGGCGTCGTGTCGCGGCACAAGGGGCGGCGCGACCTGGTGATCTACGACGCCGACGACCCGGACTCGGTCGCCGAGTCACTCACGCTCACCGCCGAGGAGAGCGACGCGCTGTCGGAGCTGCTCGGCGCGCCGCACATCGTGGAGAAGCTCGCCGACCTGAGCAAGGTGTTCGCGGGCCTGGTCGGCGAACAGATCAAAATCGCGCCGGAGTCGCCGTACGCCGGCGGGCTGCTGGGCGACACCCAGGCTCGTACCCGCACCGGCGCCTCGATCGTGGCCGTCGTGCGTGACCATGAGGTGCTCGCCTCGCCCCGGCCGGACTTCCGGTTCGAGCCGGACGACGTCGTCGTGGTCGTCGGGACGCCGGACAACACCGCCGCCGTCGCCGAGCTGTTCCGCACTGGTTGA
- a CDS encoding cation:proton antiporter: protein MEHTASIFIELGGVLFCLGVIGHLASMVGISPIPFYLVAGLAFGKGGLLPLVASEEFIKTGAEIGVVLLLLTLGLEYTADELIHGLRRQAPAGAVDLLLNAMPGVAAAFLLGWGGTAAVVMGGVTAISSSGIIAKVLGDLGRLGNRETPVVLSVLVIEDLAMAVYLPIVTALLAHQTIARGSLTLAIALGTLVAVLFVALRHSSKVTRLVFNPKAERNDEIILLRALGLALLVAGVAQRLQVSAAVGAFLVGIALSGPVAEGAREVLTPLRDLFAAVFFVFFGLHTDPAEIPPVLGVAALLAVAGVATKVATGWWAARRAGVATLGRFRAGAALVARGEFSIVIAGLAVSAGVSPRLGPLAASYVLLMAVVGPLAARFVEPITRAGLRRLNRKPATAATGGPPL from the coding sequence ATGGAACACACCGCTTCGATTTTCATCGAGCTGGGCGGGGTCCTGTTCTGCCTCGGCGTCATCGGGCACCTCGCCAGCATGGTCGGGATCTCCCCGATCCCCTTCTACCTCGTCGCCGGGCTCGCCTTCGGCAAGGGCGGGCTGCTGCCGCTGGTCGCCAGCGAGGAGTTCATCAAGACCGGCGCCGAGATCGGCGTGGTCCTGCTCCTGCTCACCCTCGGCCTGGAGTACACCGCCGACGAGCTGATCCACGGACTGCGCAGACAGGCCCCGGCGGGCGCCGTCGACCTCCTGCTCAACGCCATGCCCGGCGTCGCCGCGGCCTTCCTGCTCGGCTGGGGCGGTACCGCCGCGGTGGTGATGGGCGGCGTCACCGCGATCTCCTCGTCCGGGATCATCGCGAAGGTCCTCGGCGACCTCGGCCGGCTCGGCAACCGGGAGACCCCGGTGGTGCTGTCGGTCCTGGTGATCGAGGACCTGGCGATGGCCGTCTACCTGCCGATCGTCACCGCGCTGCTCGCCCACCAGACGATCGCGCGCGGCTCACTCACGCTCGCCATCGCGCTCGGCACCCTGGTCGCGGTGCTGTTCGTCGCGCTGCGCCACAGCTCCAAGGTCACCCGGCTCGTGTTCAACCCCAAGGCCGAGCGCAACGACGAGATCATCCTGCTGCGCGCGCTCGGGCTCGCGCTGCTGGTCGCGGGCGTCGCCCAGCGGCTGCAGGTGTCGGCCGCGGTGGGCGCCTTCCTCGTCGGCATCGCGCTGTCCGGGCCGGTGGCGGAGGGGGCCCGCGAGGTGCTGACCCCGCTACGCGACCTGTTCGCCGCCGTGTTCTTCGTGTTCTTCGGCCTGCACACCGACCCGGCCGAGATCCCGCCGGTGCTGGGGGTGGCGGCGCTGCTCGCCGTCGCCGGGGTGGCGACGAAGGTGGCGACGGGCTGGTGGGCGGCGCGCAGGGCCGGGGTGGCGACGCTGGGCCGGTTCCGCGCGGGCGCCGCGCTGGTGGCCCGCGGCGAGTTCTCGATCGTCATCGCCGGGCTCGCGGTCTCGGCCGGGGTCAGCCCGCGGCTCGGGCCGCTCGCCGCCAGCTACGTGCTGCTGATGGCGGTGGTGGGCCCGCTCGCCGCCCGGTTCGTCGAGCCGATCACCCGGGCCGGCCTGCGCCGCCTGAACCGCAAGCCCGCCACCGCCGCCACCGGCGGCCCTCCGTTGTGA
- the fabI gene encoding enoyl-ACP reductase FabI, which produces MSGLLEGKRVLVTGVLTDASIAFAVARIAQEQGATVVLTGFGRGLSLTRRISRRLPTEAPVIELDVTDEEHLGGLADKVLEHVDGLDGVLHAIGFAPESVLGGKPFVDAAWPEVGVALQVSTWSLAALTRATLPLFGEHASVVGLDFDASVAWPSYDWMGVAKAGLASAARYLARDLGPRGVRVNLVSAGPLRTMAAKSIPGFEKFEAVWDDKAPLGWEVQDTEPAARACVALMSEWFPATTGEIIHVDGGFHAIGA; this is translated from the coding sequence ATGAGCGGACTTCTCGAAGGCAAGCGGGTTCTCGTCACCGGCGTGCTGACCGACGCGTCGATCGCGTTCGCGGTCGCCCGGATCGCCCAGGAGCAGGGCGCCACCGTCGTGCTCACCGGCTTCGGCCGCGGGCTGTCGCTCACCCGCCGGATCTCGCGCCGGCTGCCGACCGAGGCCCCGGTCATCGAGCTGGACGTCACCGACGAGGAGCACCTCGGCGGACTCGCCGACAAGGTCCTCGAGCACGTCGACGGCCTCGACGGGGTGCTGCACGCGATCGGCTTCGCGCCCGAGTCGGTGCTCGGCGGCAAGCCGTTCGTCGACGCCGCCTGGCCGGAGGTGGGTGTCGCGCTGCAGGTGTCGACCTGGTCGCTGGCCGCGCTCACCCGGGCGACGCTGCCGCTGTTCGGCGAGCACGCGAGCGTCGTCGGCCTGGACTTCGACGCCTCCGTCGCCTGGCCGAGCTACGACTGGATGGGTGTCGCCAAGGCCGGCCTCGCCTCCGCGGCCCGTTACCTCGCCCGTGACCTCGGCCCCCGCGGTGTGCGGGTGAACCTGGTCTCCGCCGGCCCGCTGCGCACGATGGCCGCCAAGAGCATCCCCGGCTTCGAGAAGTTCGAGGCGGTCTGGGACGACAAGGCGCCGCTCGGCTGGGAGGTGCAGGACACCGAGCCCGCCGCCCGTGCCTGCGTCGCCCTCATGTCCGAGTGGTTCCCCGCCACCACCGGCGAGATCATCCACGTCGACGGCGGCTTCCACGCCATCGGCGCCTAG
- a CDS encoding GNAT family N-acetyltransferase — MSGHEVRVLEPAERPAAVEVFHTALVAMTRRTYFTPEDPHGDAYFEKGRLFGAFVDGQLVGTTDGFTGWLAVPGGRRLPHTAVTGVGVLPTHTRRGLLTALMRAQLADAAARGDAVATLRASEATIYGRFGYGLATQTGRAVVTRARARWCPTAPRGGPVRLVDPVESWDLLARIHERLPAHQPGAIGRPGLWWNVGLRRLRDHDRPSYVVVHGEPGAEDGFACYHPDLSTDWHLEGDRTIVVDDLVAGTPAARAGLLRHLLRLDLVDKIVIDDLPLDDPLPAALTDHRAVRFLDIEDETWLRLLDVPAALAARTYQGAGSVVVEVVDDLLPANSGAYEISQEGATRLPASAPVPTGLRVDVAGLGAVYLGGTRWWQLAAAGRADVRDPAALTTADALFATGTLPYSGTRF, encoded by the coding sequence GTGAGCGGGCACGAGGTGCGGGTCCTCGAACCGGCGGAGCGGCCCGCGGCGGTGGAGGTGTTCCACACGGCGCTGGTCGCGATGACCAGGCGCACCTACTTCACCCCCGAGGACCCGCACGGCGACGCGTACTTCGAGAAGGGACGCCTGTTCGGCGCCTTCGTCGACGGCCAGCTCGTCGGCACCACCGACGGGTTCACCGGCTGGCTCGCGGTCCCCGGCGGCCGGCGCCTGCCGCACACCGCCGTCACCGGGGTGGGCGTGCTGCCGACGCACACCCGTCGCGGCCTGCTCACCGCGCTCATGCGCGCCCAGCTCGCCGACGCCGCCGCCCGCGGCGACGCGGTCGCCACGCTGCGGGCCAGCGAGGCGACGATCTACGGGCGGTTCGGGTACGGCCTGGCGACCCAGACGGGACGGGCCGTGGTGACGAGGGCCAGGGCGCGCTGGTGCCCGACGGCCCCGCGCGGCGGCCCGGTGCGCCTGGTCGACCCGGTCGAGTCCTGGGACCTGCTCGCCCGGATCCACGAGAGACTGCCGGCGCACCAGCCGGGCGCCATCGGCCGCCCCGGCCTGTGGTGGAACGTGGGGCTGCGGCGACTGCGGGACCACGACCGCCCGTCCTACGTGGTCGTGCACGGCGAGCCGGGCGCCGAGGACGGCTTCGCCTGCTACCACCCCGACCTGTCCACCGACTGGCACCTGGAGGGCGACCGGACGATCGTCGTCGACGACCTGGTCGCCGGCACACCCGCCGCGAGGGCCGGCCTGCTGCGCCACCTACTGCGCCTCGACCTGGTCGACAAGATCGTGATCGACGACCTGCCGCTCGACGACCCGCTGCCGGCGGCGCTGACCGACCACCGCGCCGTCCGGTTCCTCGACATCGAGGACGAGACGTGGCTGCGGCTGCTGGACGTGCCGGCGGCGCTGGCGGCCAGGACCTACCAGGGCGCCGGAAGCGTCGTCGTCGAGGTCGTCGACGACCTGCTGCCGGCGAACTCGGGCGCCTACGAGATCAGCCAGGAGGGCGCGACCCGGCTGCCCGCGTCCGCTCCGGTGCCAACCGGCCTGAGAGTCGACGTGGCCGGCCTCGGCGCGGTCTACCTGGGTGGGACGCGCTGGTGGCAGCTTGCGGCGGCCGGCCGGGCCGACGTGCGCGACCCGGCCGCACTCACGACGGCCGACGCCCTGTTCGCGACCGGCACTCTTCCTTACAGCGGCACCCGCTTCTGA
- a CDS encoding L-2-hydroxyglutarate oxidase, which translates to MAGRIAVVGGGILGLAVARRLEQVDPSAAVTVFEKEQDIARHQTGRNSGVVHAGLYYTPGSLKATLCRRGVGLLREYVEARDIRYDECGKVVVAVDETEIDRLKEIARRAEANGVPRCEWLDGDGLRKIEPHARGVAALHSPTTAIVDYPAVCRALRADVQDAGGTVRTGAEVVGIEEKTDGVWLRLRVRGTAPVTPNGHHPDGESAAAKGELREVTEQVGPFDLLVSCAGLQSDQVARLTGEDPSPRIIPFRGDYWLLRPERRDLVRGLIYPVPDPRYPFLGIHLTKRVDGEVLVGPNAVLATAREGYTVGTVKGGDLRETLAWPGMRKLAKAHWKTGAKEMLRTASKRAFVAEARRYVPELSAADVVRGPAGVRAQAVARDGSLVDDFVLAHHGRVLHVRNAPSPGATASLAIAEYIVAKLVPEPQTDSTHPTD; encoded by the coding sequence GTGGCGGGACGTATCGCGGTGGTCGGCGGCGGGATCCTGGGGCTGGCGGTGGCCAGGCGTCTCGAGCAGGTGGATCCGTCGGCCGCGGTGACCGTCTTCGAGAAAGAGCAGGACATCGCCCGCCACCAGACCGGCCGCAACAGCGGGGTGGTGCACGCCGGGCTTTACTACACGCCCGGCTCGCTGAAGGCGACGCTGTGCCGGCGCGGCGTCGGCCTGCTGCGCGAGTACGTCGAGGCGCGCGACATCCGCTACGACGAGTGCGGCAAGGTCGTCGTCGCGGTCGACGAGACCGAGATCGACAGGCTCAAGGAGATCGCCCGCCGGGCCGAGGCGAACGGCGTGCCGCGCTGCGAATGGCTCGACGGCGACGGGCTGCGCAAGATCGAGCCGCACGCGCGCGGCGTCGCCGCGCTGCACTCCCCCACGACGGCGATCGTCGACTACCCGGCGGTCTGCCGGGCGCTGCGCGCCGACGTCCAGGACGCCGGCGGCACGGTGCGCACCGGCGCCGAGGTCGTCGGCATCGAGGAGAAGACCGACGGGGTGTGGCTGCGGCTGCGGGTGCGCGGCACCGCGCCGGTGACGCCGAACGGGCACCACCCCGACGGCGAGAGCGCCGCCGCGAAGGGCGAGCTGCGCGAGGTGACCGAGCAGGTCGGCCCGTTCGACCTGCTGGTCTCGTGTGCCGGGCTGCAGTCCGACCAGGTCGCCCGGCTCACCGGTGAGGACCCGTCGCCCCGGATCATCCCGTTCCGCGGCGACTACTGGCTGCTGCGCCCCGAGCGGCGCGACCTCGTCCGCGGGCTGATCTACCCGGTGCCCGACCCGCGCTACCCGTTCCTCGGGATCCACCTGACCAAGCGGGTCGACGGCGAGGTGCTCGTCGGCCCGAACGCGGTGCTCGCCACCGCCCGCGAGGGCTACACCGTCGGCACCGTCAAGGGCGGCGACCTGCGGGAGACGCTCGCCTGGCCCGGCATGCGCAAGCTGGCCAAGGCGCACTGGAAGACCGGCGCGAAGGAGATGCTGCGCACCGCCAGCAAGCGGGCGTTCGTCGCCGAGGCGCGCCGGTACGTGCCGGAGCTGTCCGCCGCGGACGTCGTGCGCGGGCCGGCCGGGGTGCGGGCGCAGGCCGTCGCCCGGGACGGCAGCCTCGTCGACGACTTCGTGCTCGCCCACCACGGCCGCGTCCTGCACGTCCGCAACGCCCCGTCGCCCGGCGCGACGGCGTCGCTGGCGATCGCCGAGTACATCGTCGCCAAGCTCGTCCCGGAGCCCCAGACCGACTCGACCCACCCCACCGACTGA